The following proteins are co-located in the Hydrogenispora ethanolica genome:
- a CDS encoding heparinase II/III domain-containing protein — protein sequence MRMAELQAALQAGMADRPHDQGLFAEARERDRWQRIATAPEYRAMWQEVCDGAARYRERPIKVLPYSLFRLFRESGSRVEYETEYFEHRDRLNLFALRTLAEDADEDRRALEDTIWAICDEYTWCLPAHLGESPAAGTGQGLVRHEAGILRETLRPQERMLDLFAAETAFTLAEIVSLLAERLAPAVVLRARSAILQRVIEPYGGGLAPAAWWETTRMNWAAVCAGSIGAAALYLIEDPAILAPLLQRVLATLDCYLDGFGRDGASTEGIGYWSYGFGFYTYFAALLKQRTAGRIDLLRDERVKPIALFQQQCYLTGNAVVSFSDTNLTQRYLPGLGHYLQKIFPEVLLPEPEFQARLSDDYSAHRWAHAVRNLVWHNPEAVYGLTPTHTVYLPDAAWFIAKQATAAGTFCFAAKGGHNDEPHNHNDLGSFLLHVNGDDLLADPGSGQYTRQYFGAERYDYVCTSSRGHSVPIIDGQLQKPGREHAARIVGVQTGPDRDMLRMELAPAYGNASLRSLLRQFTFEKHPELRLILRDEFVLEQPPAAIVERLVSLLEPRLRGAGIIELEGLRSRALIRYDPQTMQPAVRWEQFIAHSSETRTVYLIDFALAPSQARVVAELEIRLAGERR from the coding sequence ATGCGTATGGCTGAATTGCAAGCGGCGTTGCAGGCCGGAATGGCGGACCGGCCCCATGATCAAGGTTTATTCGCGGAGGCGAGAGAACGGGACCGCTGGCAGCGGATCGCCACCGCCCCCGAATACCGGGCCATGTGGCAGGAGGTCTGCGATGGCGCGGCCCGTTACCGGGAGCGTCCCATCAAGGTACTGCCGTATTCGCTGTTCCGGCTCTTCCGGGAGAGCGGTTCGCGCGTCGAATACGAGACCGAGTACTTTGAGCACCGCGACCGGTTGAACCTTTTTGCTTTGCGTACCTTGGCGGAAGATGCGGATGAGGACCGGCGGGCCTTGGAGGACACGATCTGGGCCATCTGCGACGAATACACCTGGTGTCTCCCGGCCCATCTGGGAGAGAGTCCAGCGGCCGGCACCGGGCAGGGGCTGGTCCGGCACGAAGCCGGGATTCTCAGGGAGACGCTCCGGCCCCAGGAACGGATGCTGGATCTCTTCGCCGCCGAGACCGCCTTCACGTTGGCCGAGATCGTCAGCCTGCTGGCGGAGCGGCTGGCGCCGGCAGTGGTCCTCCGGGCGCGTTCCGCCATCTTGCAGCGGGTCATCGAACCCTATGGGGGAGGGCTGGCCCCGGCCGCCTGGTGGGAGACGACCCGGATGAATTGGGCCGCGGTCTGCGCCGGCTCGATCGGCGCCGCCGCGCTGTACCTGATCGAGGACCCGGCCATTCTGGCCCCGTTATTGCAGCGGGTCCTGGCGACGCTGGACTGCTATTTGGACGGCTTCGGCAGGGACGGCGCCAGTACCGAAGGGATCGGCTACTGGAGCTACGGCTTCGGCTTTTATACCTACTTCGCGGCGCTCCTGAAGCAGCGGACCGCCGGCCGGATCGATCTCCTCCGGGATGAGCGGGTGAAGCCGATTGCCCTGTTTCAACAGCAATGCTATCTGACCGGGAATGCGGTGGTCAGCTTCTCCGACACCAACTTGACCCAGCGCTATCTGCCCGGACTGGGCCATTATCTGCAAAAGATCTTCCCCGAAGTGCTGCTGCCGGAACCGGAGTTTCAGGCCCGGCTGAGCGATGATTATTCGGCCCACCGCTGGGCCCATGCGGTGCGCAATTTGGTTTGGCACAATCCCGAGGCGGTTTATGGCCTCACGCCTACCCATACCGTATACTTGCCGGACGCCGCCTGGTTCATCGCCAAGCAGGCCACGGCGGCCGGGACGTTCTGCTTCGCCGCCAAGGGAGGCCATAATGACGAGCCTCACAACCATAACGACCTCGGGAGTTTCCTGCTGCATGTCAACGGCGACGACCTGCTGGCGGATCCGGGCAGCGGCCAGTATACCCGACAGTATTTCGGGGCGGAGCGCTACGATTATGTATGCACCAGTTCGCGGGGGCATTCGGTGCCGATCATCGACGGGCAGCTCCAAAAGCCGGGCCGGGAGCACGCCGCCCGGATCGTCGGGGTCCAAACCGGGCCGGACCGCGATATGCTGCGGATGGAGCTGGCTCCGGCCTATGGAAACGCCAGTCTACGCTCGTTACTCCGCCAGTTTACTTTCGAGAAGCACCCGGAGCTCCGCTTGATCCTCCGGGACGAATTCGTCCTGGAGCAACCCCCGGCCGCCATCGTCGAACGGCTGGTCAGCCTCCTCGAACCGAGGCTGCGCGGCGCCGGAATCATCGAGCTTGAGGGCCTCCGCAGCCGCGCCCTCATCCGCTACGATCCCCAAACGATGCAGCCGGCGGTCCGGTGGGAACAGTTCATCGCGCATTCGTCCGAGACCAGGACCGTCTATCTGATCGATTTTGCGTTGGCCCCCAGCCAGGCCCGGGTCGTGGCGGAGCTGGAGATCCGGTTGGCAGGAGAGCGCCGGTGA
- a CDS encoding GntR family transcriptional regulator produces MANDDGRQFHGGLSEENDTPLYSQLILLLKRQIHSGILKPGDLIPSENQLCAEYRVSRSTVRQALNQLTEEGLLLRRRGKGTFVASEKLNRNINHLYSFSEDMLASGRNPRSVILEKAVMLPGAAIADALGLPENGEVFKLTRLRLADEEPLLLETTYLPLQLCPTIFNEDLGVHSLYALLRSSYHLNLYRAVETYEAVKLTKEAAQLLRCKAQAPAFNIHRLAYLDSGIAFEYTSSVARSDKCRFRVELFSNKDKVNFSRQLRVE; encoded by the coding sequence ATGGCTAATGATGACGGGCGGCAGTTTCACGGCGGCTTATCGGAGGAGAATGACACTCCGCTCTACTCGCAATTAATTCTCCTGCTCAAACGGCAGATTCATTCCGGGATTCTGAAGCCCGGCGATCTCATTCCTTCCGAAAACCAGCTGTGCGCGGAGTATCGCGTGAGCCGTTCCACCGTCCGGCAGGCGCTCAATCAGCTGACCGAGGAAGGGCTGCTGCTCCGGAGGAGAGGCAAGGGAACCTTTGTCGCCAGCGAGAAACTGAACCGCAATATCAATCATCTCTATAGCTTCAGCGAGGACATGCTCGCCAGCGGGCGAAATCCGCGTTCGGTGATCCTGGAAAAAGCGGTCATGCTACCCGGCGCCGCGATTGCCGATGCATTGGGCCTGCCGGAAAACGGCGAGGTATTCAAGCTGACCCGCTTACGCCTGGCCGATGAGGAGCCGCTGCTGTTGGAGACCACCTATCTGCCGCTCCAGCTCTGTCCCACCATTTTCAACGAAGACCTCGGCGTTCATTCGCTCTACGCGCTGCTGCGGAGCAGCTACCACCTGAATCTGTACCGGGCGGTCGAAACCTACGAGGCCGTCAAGTTAACCAAAGAAGCCGCGCAACTCCTGCGTTGCAAGGCGCAAGCGCCCGCCTTCAATATCCACCGCCTCGCCTACCTCGACAGCGGGATCGCTTTTGAGTACACCAGCTCCGTGGCAAGGAGCGACAAGTGCCGGTTCCGGGTGGAACTGTTTTCAAACAAGGATAAGGTGAATTTTTCGCGGCAGCTCCGGGTGGAGTGA
- the deoC gene encoding deoxyribose-phosphate aldolase — protein MLTVRDIAKMIDHSLLRPDMTMEEIREGCRIAREYDVASVCVKPSEIGICVKELQGAAVLVTTVVGFPHGGAATAVKVFEAVQAIREGAVELDMVLNIGRLVSRDFAYVENDIRAVVDAAHAEGAAVKVILENAYLTDELKEKACRICERAGADFVKTSTGYAGSGATIADLQLMRRTCGSKVKVKAAGGVRTLDQALAVRAAGAVRFGATATRAILDEAALREAAGTLEETGC, from the coding sequence ATGCTGACAGTACGCGATATCGCCAAGATGATCGATCACTCGTTGTTACGGCCGGACATGACTATGGAGGAGATCCGGGAAGGTTGCCGGATTGCCAGGGAGTATGATGTGGCTTCGGTCTGTGTCAAGCCCAGCGAGATTGGGATCTGCGTGAAGGAGTTGCAAGGCGCGGCGGTGTTGGTGACCACGGTGGTCGGGTTTCCCCACGGCGGAGCGGCGACAGCGGTGAAAGTGTTCGAGGCGGTGCAGGCTATCCGGGAGGGCGCGGTGGAATTGGATATGGTCCTCAACATCGGCAGACTGGTGTCGCGCGATTTTGCCTATGTGGAGAATGACATCCGGGCGGTGGTTGACGCGGCCCATGCGGAGGGAGCGGCTGTAAAGGTCATTCTGGAAAATGCTTATCTGACGGATGAGCTGAAGGAGAAAGCCTGCCGCATCTGTGAGCGGGCCGGTGCCGATTTTGTGAAGACTTCCACCGGCTATGCCGGGAGCGGCGCAACCATCGCCGATCTGCAATTAATGCGGCGGACCTGCGGCAGTAAAGTCAAGGTGAAGGCCGCCGGAGGCGTGCGGACCCTGGATCAGGCGCTGGCGGTCCGGGCGGCCGGGGCGGTCCGGTTCGGCGCCACCGCCACCCGGGCGATTTTGGATGAAGCCGCGCTGCGAGAAGCCGCCGGCACCCTGGAGGAGACAGGGTGTTGA
- a CDS encoding carbohydrate ABC transporter permease yields the protein MSVPPKTKTRTLTQSNRITAYLFLLPNVIGFLVFTLFPILAAFGLCFVKWDFANPMEFVGAKNFLKLFRDDGFQVSFWNTLYFTIVSVPLTIASALGLAMLLYQKVKGMKFFRTVYFFPYFSSMVAVAVVWNMLYHPTMGPINHVLRLIGVQHPPDWMTSVVWVMPAIILMSVWKQVGYYMVIYLAGLQAIPEQLYEAAIIDGVNPWQKFRYITLPMLSPSTFFVSVLLVINSFKVFDQIIIMSDGVPGRAMYVLVYYIYYQAFQLFKFGYASAIAMVMFLVVLVVTIIQFKFEDKWVNYHSM from the coding sequence TTGAGCGTTCCCCCAAAAACCAAAACCAGGACCCTGACCCAGTCCAACCGCATCACCGCGTACTTATTTTTGCTCCCGAACGTCATCGGCTTTCTGGTATTCACATTGTTTCCGATCCTGGCAGCCTTCGGACTTTGCTTTGTCAAATGGGATTTTGCCAACCCGATGGAGTTCGTGGGAGCCAAGAATTTCTTGAAACTCTTCCGCGACGACGGTTTCCAGGTCTCCTTCTGGAATACGCTGTATTTTACCATCGTTTCGGTGCCGTTGACGATCGCCAGCGCTTTGGGCCTGGCAATGCTGTTGTATCAGAAGGTGAAGGGGATGAAGTTCTTCCGGACCGTCTATTTCTTCCCCTACTTTTCGTCGATGGTCGCGGTGGCGGTGGTCTGGAACATGCTGTACCATCCGACCATGGGACCGATCAACCATGTGTTGCGCCTGATCGGGGTGCAGCATCCGCCCGATTGGATGACCTCGGTGGTGTGGGTCATGCCGGCCATCATTTTGATGAGCGTCTGGAAGCAAGTCGGTTACTACATGGTCATCTATCTGGCCGGACTGCAAGCCATTCCCGAACAATTATACGAGGCGGCGATCATCGACGGCGTGAATCCCTGGCAGAAATTCCGTTATATCACGCTTCCCATGCTGAGTCCGTCCACCTTTTTCGTGAGCGTGCTACTGGTCATCAACTCCTTTAAGGTTTTTGACCAGATCATCATCATGTCCGACGGCGTCCCGGGCCGGGCCATGTATGTCTTGGTATATTACATTTATTATCAGGCGTTTCAACTTTTCAAATTCGGCTATGCCTCGGCCATCGCCATGGTCATGTTCCTGGTCGTCCTGGTGGTCACCATTATCCAATTCAAATTTGAGGATAAGTGGGTGAATTACCATTCCATGTAG
- the accB gene encoding acetyl-CoA carboxylase biotin carboxyl carrier protein, whose translation MNIKEIKELVKMLDGTDISEFCFESEGSKVVIKKGTAISPQGITSAIPMMTNPMLNAINIPAPAAAPAAAASGEEKNEGLGPNQVLITAPMVGTFYRSSSPDADPYVQPGQVVNVGEVVCIIEAMKLMNEIESEWRGKIVEVLVDNAQPVEYGQPLFVLEKL comes from the coding sequence ATGAATATCAAAGAGATCAAGGAACTGGTGAAGATGTTGGATGGGACCGACATCAGCGAATTCTGCTTTGAGAGTGAAGGAAGCAAGGTTGTTATCAAAAAAGGAACCGCAATTTCACCGCAAGGAATCACCTCTGCGATCCCCATGATGACGAATCCGATGTTGAATGCGATAAATATACCCGCTCCCGCCGCGGCTCCTGCCGCTGCCGCGAGTGGCGAAGAGAAAAATGAAGGGTTGGGGCCGAACCAAGTTTTAATCACCGCGCCGATGGTGGGAACCTTTTACCGTTCGTCCAGTCCCGATGCGGATCCCTATGTCCAGCCGGGCCAGGTCGTGAACGTCGGCGAAGTCGTTTGTATCATTGAAGCCATGAAATTAATGAACGAGATCGAAAGCGAATGGCGGGGCAAGATCGTCGAAGTCCTGGTCGATAACGCACAGCCGGTTGAGTATGGTCAGCCTCTGTTTGTGCTGGAGAAGCTCTGA
- a CDS encoding DUF2264 domain-containing protein, whose protein sequence is MSGKGAAPERAEERRYWAGMLTRIARPVLEAFAAGEAKARMPVGGRGEREDRRAFTHLEALGRTLVGLAPWLESPRLDRDEARLQEEFRVLARTAVAAATDPASPDFVNFSYEYQPIVDAAFLAHALLRSGHQLRERLEEPVRRNLAECLRATRSRKPFACNWLLFGAMIEAALCQLGEDWDRMRVDYAIRQHEQWYLGDGVYGDGPEFHWDYYNSFVIQPMLVDLLAALGPEYPDWVALQPAVDRRAVRYAAILERLIAPDGSFPPVGRSLAYRSGAFQLLAQLALQQNLPPELQPAQVRSALTAVIRRTLEAPGTFDDAGWLRIGLCGDQNGLGEPYISTGSLYLCTTAFLPLGLAPDDPFWTDAPRDWTAKRIWSGLDSPCDHALAE, encoded by the coding sequence GTGAGCGGGAAGGGAGCCGCGCCGGAGCGGGCTGAGGAGCGGCGCTACTGGGCCGGAATGCTGACCCGCATCGCCCGGCCGGTGCTGGAAGCGTTCGCCGCCGGGGAGGCCAAGGCGCGGATGCCCGTGGGCGGCCGCGGTGAACGGGAAGACCGCCGGGCCTTCACCCATCTGGAGGCGCTCGGCCGGACACTGGTGGGGCTGGCGCCCTGGCTGGAGAGCCCCCGGCTCGATCGGGACGAAGCACGGCTCCAGGAGGAATTCCGGGTGCTGGCCCGGACCGCCGTGGCCGCGGCGACCGATCCGGCCTCGCCGGACTTCGTCAATTTCAGCTATGAATATCAGCCCATCGTGGACGCGGCTTTTCTGGCTCATGCCTTGCTCCGTTCCGGGCATCAGCTCCGGGAGCGGCTGGAAGAGCCGGTCCGCCGCAACCTGGCGGAATGCTTGCGGGCGACCCGCAGCCGCAAGCCATTCGCCTGCAACTGGCTGCTTTTCGGGGCGATGATCGAGGCGGCCCTCTGCCAATTGGGCGAGGACTGGGACCGGATGCGGGTGGACTATGCCATCCGCCAGCACGAACAGTGGTATCTCGGGGACGGGGTCTACGGCGACGGGCCGGAGTTTCATTGGGACTACTACAACAGCTTCGTGATCCAGCCGATGCTGGTCGATCTGTTGGCCGCGCTCGGGCCGGAGTATCCGGACTGGGTCGCGCTACAGCCGGCGGTGGACCGGCGGGCGGTCCGCTATGCGGCCATTCTGGAACGGCTGATCGCGCCCGATGGCAGCTTTCCGCCGGTCGGCCGTTCGTTGGCTTACCGCTCGGGCGCCTTTCAGCTCCTGGCCCAACTGGCGCTCCAGCAAAATCTGCCGCCGGAGCTCCAGCCGGCGCAGGTCCGTTCGGCCCTGACCGCGGTGATCCGGCGGACGCTGGAGGCCCCCGGCACTTTCGACGATGCGGGCTGGCTGCGGATCGGCCTCTGCGGCGATCAGAACGGCCTCGGCGAACCCTACATCTCCACCGGCAGCCTTTACCTCTGCACCACGGCCTTCCTCCCGCTCGGCCTGGCGCCGGACGATCCCTTCTGGACCGATGCGCCGCGCGACTGGACCGCCAAACGGATCTGGTCGGGGCTGGACAGCCCGTGCGACCACGCGCTGGCGGAGTGA
- a CDS encoding glycoside hydrolase family 88 protein, protein MKQVHDEGIRQFAKYSRRPAFGRAECERAVGFVLEKIEQNLAEFSAGFPAPASKNHVYPVIDNVEWTSSFWTGMLWLAYELTGAESYRRAAEAQLPSYQRRIAERSHTDTHDLGFLYTLSAVAEYRNTANPVARQLALDAAAMLTERFFEKAGIIQAWGDLNDPEQRGRMIIDCCMNLPLLYWAARESGREEYRTMALSHARQAARYLVREDASTYHTFYMDVESGAPRFGKTAQGYSDNSCWARGQAWAIYGFALSYRYTRESEFPELNQKLANYFLNRLPEDDVCYWDLCFTAGDEERDSSAAAIAACGLLELAKELPLTNEYRICYENAALAMIRSLTESYTTAGLARSNGILRHAVYSKPAGEGVDECNIWGDYFYLEALVRLLRDWRLYW, encoded by the coding sequence ATGAAACAGGTGCATGATGAAGGAATCCGCCAGTTCGCCAAATACTCGCGGCGGCCCGCTTTCGGCCGCGCCGAGTGTGAACGGGCGGTGGGCTTTGTCCTGGAGAAGATCGAACAGAACCTGGCCGAATTCAGCGCAGGCTTTCCGGCCCCGGCCAGCAAAAACCATGTCTACCCGGTCATCGACAATGTCGAATGGACTTCTTCTTTCTGGACCGGCATGCTCTGGCTGGCCTATGAGCTGACCGGAGCGGAGTCATACCGCCGCGCCGCCGAGGCGCAGCTGCCGAGCTATCAACGGCGGATCGCCGAGCGCAGCCATACCGACACCCATGATCTGGGTTTTCTCTATACGTTGTCGGCGGTGGCCGAGTACCGCAACACCGCCAATCCGGTCGCGCGGCAGCTGGCGCTCGATGCCGCGGCAATGCTGACCGAGCGTTTCTTCGAAAAAGCCGGCATCATCCAGGCCTGGGGCGATCTGAACGACCCGGAGCAACGCGGCCGGATGATCATCGACTGCTGCATGAACCTGCCCCTGCTCTACTGGGCCGCCCGGGAGTCCGGCCGGGAGGAGTACCGGACGATGGCCCTCAGCCATGCCCGGCAGGCCGCCCGCTACCTGGTGCGCGAGGACGCCTCCACCTATCACACCTTCTATATGGATGTGGAAAGCGGTGCGCCGCGTTTCGGAAAAACCGCCCAAGGATACTCCGACAATTCCTGCTGGGCGCGGGGGCAGGCCTGGGCCATCTACGGCTTCGCCTTGAGCTACCGTTACACCCGGGAGAGCGAGTTTCCTGAACTGAACCAGAAGCTCGCCAATTACTTCCTGAACCGCTTGCCCGAGGATGACGTCTGTTACTGGGATCTCTGCTTCACTGCGGGCGACGAGGAGCGGGACAGCTCGGCGGCGGCCATCGCCGCCTGCGGACTGCTGGAGTTGGCCAAAGAATTGCCGTTGACCAACGAATACCGCATCTGCTACGAAAACGCGGCCTTGGCGATGATCCGTTCCTTGACCGAATCCTACACCACCGCCGGATTGGCCCGTTCCAACGGGATCCTGCGCCATGCCGTCTACTCCAAGCCGGCGGGCGAAGGGGTCGACGAATGCAATATCTGGGGCGACTATTTTTACCTGGAGGCCCTGGTGCGCTTGTTGAGGGATTGGAGGCTATACTGGTGA
- a CDS encoding ribose-phosphate diphosphokinase: protein MSNGSIKIFAGSTGKVFAERMCKYLGIELGRADVMRFSDGNIFVRAGETVRDKDVYLVQPIGMHPNDEFVEILFWMDAFKRASADSVTAIMPYFSYAKGDKKDEPRVSIRARVCAESIELAGADRVVTMDLHSPQIQGFFKKPVDHLFAMPVLCEYIRTLSLDNLVVVSPDAGFAKQAHKFAAELGASVAIGDKTRSGHDERAKVLELIGDVQGKNALIVDDFSISAGTLVDLVRVLKERGAQRIDACLTHLMLTEEGVRRLEESPIERVIGTDSVDNPYLAHSTKIKLVSVAPLFAEAIQCIHSRESMSPLFTKVPDKVFQSSVL, encoded by the coding sequence TTGTCAAACGGATCGATCAAGATTTTTGCCGGGAGCACCGGTAAGGTTTTCGCGGAGCGGATGTGCAAATACCTCGGGATTGAGTTGGGCCGGGCGGATGTGATGCGGTTTTCTGACGGCAACATCTTCGTCCGGGCCGGCGAGACGGTGCGCGATAAAGACGTGTACCTGGTGCAGCCCATCGGAATGCATCCCAACGACGAGTTCGTGGAGATCCTTTTTTGGATGGACGCCTTCAAACGGGCCAGCGCCGACTCGGTGACCGCGATCATGCCGTATTTCAGTTACGCCAAGGGGGACAAAAAGGACGAACCCCGCGTTTCGATCCGCGCCCGGGTCTGTGCCGAATCCATCGAATTGGCCGGAGCGGACCGGGTGGTGACGATGGATCTGCACAGCCCGCAGATTCAGGGCTTTTTCAAGAAACCGGTGGATCATCTGTTTGCCATGCCCGTATTGTGCGAGTACATTCGAACCCTGTCCCTGGACAATCTGGTGGTCGTCTCGCCGGATGCAGGCTTCGCCAAGCAGGCGCATAAGTTCGCCGCGGAACTGGGCGCCTCGGTGGCCATCGGCGATAAGACCCGCAGCGGCCACGATGAGCGGGCGAAGGTCTTGGAGCTGATCGGCGACGTTCAGGGCAAAAACGCGCTGATCGTGGATGATTTCAGCATCTCGGCCGGGACCTTGGTCGATCTGGTCCGGGTCCTGAAGGAACGCGGCGCCCAGCGGATCGACGCCTGCCTGACCCATCTGATGCTGACCGAGGAAGGAGTGCGCCGGTTGGAGGAGAGCCCCATTGAGCGGGTGATCGGCACCGATTCGGTGGACAACCCGTACCTGGCTCATTCCACCAAGATTAAGCTGGTCTCGGTGGCGCCCCTCTTCGCCGAGGCGATTCAATGCATTCATTCCCGGGAATCGATGAGCCCGCTGTTTACGAAAGTCCCGGATAAGGTGTTTCAAAGTTCCGTATTGTAG
- a CDS encoding carbohydrate ABC transporter permease — protein sequence MVLEGARARQSKAFFQKLLIYALLLCGTIIMILPFLWMISASLKPNNDVFEFPIRWIPKVIQWDNYVDIWKKIDFLLYYKNTIWLTLVVMFNSLVTSSLAAYAFAKIPFPERKALFLLYVMTMAVPFQVIMIPQFVILKNLGLNDTLWSLVLLQSFSPLGVFLIRQAFMGIPNELSESARIDGLSEFGIYSRIMLPLSKPALSTFAIFQFVFVWNDFLGPLIYLTSDRNKTIQLGIRKFITQYGVEYGLVMAASVCALLPVIVMYVIFQKSFIQGIATTGLKG from the coding sequence ATGGTACTCGAAGGAGCACGGGCCCGGCAAAGTAAAGCTTTTTTTCAAAAACTGCTGATCTATGCTTTGCTGCTATGCGGAACCATCATCATGATTCTGCCGTTTTTGTGGATGATTTCCGCATCGTTGAAACCGAATAATGATGTCTTCGAATTTCCGATCCGCTGGATTCCGAAAGTGATTCAGTGGGATAATTATGTGGATATTTGGAAAAAGATTGATTTTCTGCTGTACTATAAAAACACTATCTGGCTGACGCTGGTGGTCATGTTCAATTCGCTGGTGACCAGCAGTCTGGCGGCCTATGCCTTCGCCAAGATACCCTTCCCGGAACGCAAGGCGCTGTTCCTGCTCTATGTGATGACCATGGCCGTCCCGTTCCAGGTGATTATGATCCCGCAGTTCGTCATCTTGAAAAATCTCGGCTTGAATGACACGCTCTGGTCCCTGGTGCTGCTGCAATCCTTCTCTCCGCTGGGCGTCTTTCTGATCCGCCAGGCCTTCATGGGGATTCCCAATGAACTGTCGGAGTCGGCCCGGATCGACGGTCTGAGCGAATTCGGAATCTACAGCCGGATCATGTTGCCCCTCAGCAAGCCGGCCTTATCCACCTTTGCCATCTTTCAGTTCGTTTTCGTCTGGAATGATTTTCTGGGGCCGCTGATTTACCTGACTTCCGACCGGAACAAAACGATCCAGCTGGGGATCCGCAAGTTCATCACCCAGTACGGGGTGGAATACGGTTTGGTGATGGCTGCCTCGGTTTGCGCGCTGCTGCCGGTCATCGTTATGTACGTGATATTCCAGAAATCCTTCATTCAAGGCATCGCCACCACCGGCCTGAAGGGATGA
- a CDS encoding ABC transporter substrate-binding protein codes for MKKRLVLMLLLVVVAATLTTGVWAKQETIRFSVWDYSMNPEYKMVIDAFQKENPDIKVDVIDIANAEYPDKMTVMLAAGEDVDVFAVKDFASYSNYLSRNYLTPLDAFVRKDKVNLKPYGAALNYVKSNKKLMAFPYRSDIYILYYNKAIFDKAGVPYPTNDMTWKQFQETAKKLTSGEGNNKIWGAYFHSWRSQIQCPPLLTTKNTLVDGKYGFLKPAYQMALTMQNVDKSVMSLAEIKTSNTHYRAFFESGKVGMLYMGTWYIGSLMVDKHNVNWGIAKAPHWPQNKAGSTIAGLTTMAINAKSSKKEAAWKLIKYFGGEKGAKVFASRGVFPALNTPDVLDVYTSAKGFPAGGKEALATGKTTVELPPSPFANAIDKMLTEEHNLIMTGQKPLAQGLKDMEKRAKEIKEDI; via the coding sequence ATGAAGAAGCGTTTAGTTTTGATGCTCCTGCTCGTGGTGGTGGCCGCCACGCTGACCACCGGAGTCTGGGCCAAGCAGGAGACGATCCGGTTTTCGGTATGGGATTACAGTATGAATCCCGAGTATAAGATGGTCATCGATGCTTTTCAGAAAGAGAATCCCGATATTAAAGTGGATGTCATCGATATTGCCAATGCCGAATATCCCGATAAGATGACGGTGATGTTGGCCGCCGGCGAAGATGTCGACGTGTTCGCGGTGAAGGATTTTGCCAGCTACTCCAATTACCTCAGCCGGAATTACCTCACGCCGCTGGACGCTTTCGTCCGCAAGGATAAAGTGAACCTGAAACCGTACGGCGCGGCGCTGAACTATGTAAAAAGCAACAAAAAGCTGATGGCTTTCCCGTACCGGAGCGACATTTATATCCTGTATTACAACAAAGCCATCTTTGATAAAGCCGGCGTTCCCTATCCGACCAACGACATGACCTGGAAACAGTTTCAGGAGACGGCCAAGAAGTTGACCAGCGGCGAGGGGAACAACAAGATTTGGGGCGCGTATTTTCATTCCTGGCGGAGCCAGATCCAATGCCCGCCCTTGCTGACGACCAAAAATACCTTGGTCGACGGCAAATACGGCTTCCTGAAACCGGCCTATCAGATGGCCTTGACCATGCAGAATGTGGATAAATCGGTGATGAGCCTGGCGGAGATCAAGACTTCCAACACCCATTACCGCGCCTTCTTTGAGAGCGGCAAGGTGGGCATGTTGTACATGGGCACCTGGTACATCGGTTCCTTAATGGTTGACAAGCACAATGTCAACTGGGGCATCGCCAAGGCGCCGCACTGGCCGCAGAATAAAGCCGGCTCCACCATCGCCGGCCTGACCACCATGGCCATTAATGCCAAGTCCTCCAAGAAGGAAGCCGCCTGGAAGCTGATCAAATACTTCGGCGGTGAAAAAGGAGCCAAAGTCTTCGCTTCGCGGGGCGTCTTCCCGGCGCTGAACACCCCGGACGTGCTCGATGTTTATACCTCCGCCAAAGGATTCCCGGCCGGCGGCAAGGAGGCGCTCGCCACCGGCAAAACAACGGTCGAATTGCCGCCGAGTCCTTTCGCCAATGCCATCGATAAGATGCTGACCGAGGAGCACAATCTGATCATGACGGGCCAGAAACCCTTGGCTCAAGGGCTCAAGGATATGGAGAAGCGGGCCAAAGAGATCAAAGAGGACATCTAA